The following coding sequences are from one Rhodobiaceae bacterium window:
- a CDS encoding CO2+/MG2+ efflux protein ApaG — protein MRSDFVNSAGTQSPETVGLYKQTTRSIRIEVEPIYLADQSDPDQGYYVWAYTVLIYNEGREAVQLRARHWQISDSHGQVHEVKGTGVVGEQPVILPGEVYEYTSGTPLAAPSGIMVGTYRMETRHGETFDAAVPPFPLDCPHADRMIH, from the coding sequence ATGAGATCCGATTTTGTAAATAGCGCAGGCACGCAGTCCCCGGAAACGGTTGGTCTCTACAAGCAAACGACGCGGTCCATCCGCATCGAAGTAGAGCCAATTTATCTGGCTGATCAGTCCGATCCGGACCAGGGATATTATGTCTGGGCCTATACAGTTCTCATTTACAATGAGGGCCGCGAAGCTGTGCAGCTTCGTGCGCGTCATTGGCAGATTTCTGACAGCCACGGCCAGGTTCACGAGGTTAAAGGCACCGGTGTCGTCGGCGAACAACCTGTGATCCTTCCGGGTGAGGTCTATGAATATACGAGCGGTACGCCGCTTGCTGCCCCCTCTGGGATTATGGTTGGGACATACCGAATGGAGACCCGCCATGGGGAAACATTCGATGCTGCGGTCCCCCCCTTCCCGCTTGACTGCCCTCATGCGGACCGGATGATCCACTAG
- the metZ gene encoding O-succinylhomoserine sulfhydrylase, whose product MRSPFGETSEAMFLTSGYVYESAEAAEARFKGEDDGFIYSRFANPTVRMFEERMIALEGAEDARATATGMAAVTAAMLCQLSAGDHVVAAKALFGSCRYIVEELLPRFGVESTLIEGTDLSQWEAAVRPNTKVFFLETPSNPTLEIIDLKAVTDIAHKAGARVVVDNVFATPVLQRPMEYGVDVVVYSATKHIDGQGRCLGGIVLADQAFIDDYLANFLRQTGPSLSPFNAWVMLKSLETLDLRVREHCRNARCVAQALEGSSKVLRTIYPGLKSHPQYKLAMDQMDLGGNIVAFELDGGKDAAFRFANALEIVSISNNLGDSKSLITHPTTTTHQRLDDAARAELGITDGLLRLSVGLEDPADLVDDINRALGVS is encoded by the coding sequence ATGCGCAGCCCGTTCGGCGAGACGAGCGAAGCCATGTTTCTGACCTCCGGCTATGTCTATGAGAGCGCTGAAGCTGCCGAAGCCCGGTTCAAGGGCGAGGATGACGGCTTCATCTACAGCCGCTTTGCCAACCCAACCGTCCGCATGTTCGAAGAGCGGATGATTGCGCTGGAGGGGGCCGAAGACGCCCGCGCCACGGCGACCGGCATGGCTGCGGTCACTGCTGCGATGCTCTGCCAATTGTCAGCAGGCGATCATGTTGTGGCCGCCAAAGCGCTGTTTGGATCCTGCCGCTATATCGTTGAGGAATTGCTGCCACGGTTTGGCGTTGAATCCACGTTGATTGAAGGAACAGACCTGTCTCAGTGGGAAGCTGCTGTGCGGCCAAACACAAAGGTCTTTTTCCTCGAAACGCCATCCAATCCGACCTTGGAGATTATCGACCTGAAAGCGGTCACAGATATTGCCCACAAAGCCGGAGCGCGCGTCGTTGTCGACAATGTGTTTGCGACGCCGGTTCTTCAAAGGCCGATGGAGTATGGGGTAGATGTGGTGGTCTATTCTGCGACCAAACATATTGATGGTCAGGGCCGGTGCCTTGGCGGCATTGTGCTCGCTGACCAGGCCTTTATTGACGATTATTTGGCGAACTTTCTCCGCCAGACCGGCCCGTCACTCAGCCCGTTTAATGCCTGGGTGATGCTGAAAAGCCTGGAAACACTCGATCTGCGCGTGCGCGAGCATTGCCGCAATGCCCGCTGTGTGGCACAGGCCCTGGAAGGCAGTTCAAAGGTCCTGCGAACGATTTATCCTGGCCTTAAGAGCCACCCGCAATACAAGCTCGCCATGGACCAGATGGACCTGGGCGGGAACATCGTGGCGTTCGAACTAGACGGCGGAAAGGATGCCGCGTTTAGATTCGCAAATGCGCTTGAGATCGTTTCAATCTCCAACAATCTGGGTGATTCGAAGAGCCTCATCACTCATCCGACAACGACAACGCATCAAAGACTGGATGACGCTGCGCGGGCTGAATTGGGCATAACTGACGGACTTCTGCGGCTTTCGGTTGGCCTGGAAGACCCTGCTGATCTCGTGGATGACATCAATCGTGCTCTGGGTGTCTCATAG